The following coding sequences are from one Parabacteroides pacaensis window:
- a CDS encoding tetratricopeptide repeat protein, whose protein sequence is MKRLLLTIALCVAASASFAQMKDVKSALRIAKGENPNFGEARTLIKGALENAESKDNAQTWYVAGFIENQQYDAEKMKLVLGQQPNEPVMYEALGAILPYFLKAYELDQQPNEKGKIKPKYTKDIKSILGANHIYYINGGAYYFDQKDYKKAYDFFKQFLQISNHDMFKGEPTAARDTNYQQVDFYAGFAASLIGDSKTAIQHFEDMKQFDYKSNEVYQALAEEYRTMKDTANFEKTLQEGVQKFPEENYYLLNLINIYIFSNKNEEAIAYLDKAIAQEPSAQLYDVKGKVYENGLKNYEKAEECFNKALEVDANYIESIGNLGRLYYNQGVNQLNEANAINDVAQFQAAKEKANVLFKKALPYFEKVHKIKPDDRDALTGLRGIYYNLNMGPELEAIEAQMNN, encoded by the coding sequence ATGAAACGATTATTATTGACAATTGCCTTATGTGTAGCAGCCTCTGCATCTTTTGCACAAATGAAAGATGTAAAATCTGCTTTACGAATTGCTAAAGGAGAAAATCCTAATTTCGGTGAAGCCCGTACTCTTATTAAAGGCGCACTGGAAAATGCAGAGTCAAAAGACAATGCTCAAACATGGTATGTAGCTGGTTTTATTGAAAATCAGCAGTATGATGCTGAAAAAATGAAACTAGTCTTAGGGCAACAACCTAATGAACCTGTAATGTATGAAGCCTTGGGTGCTATTTTACCTTATTTTCTTAAAGCTTACGAACTAGATCAGCAACCTAATGAAAAAGGTAAGATCAAACCTAAATACACAAAAGATATTAAAAGTATTCTAGGAGCCAACCATATTTATTACATCAATGGGGGAGCTTATTATTTTGATCAGAAAGACTATAAGAAAGCTTATGATTTCTTTAAACAATTTCTTCAAATTTCTAATCATGATATGTTTAAAGGGGAACCTACGGCAGCTAGAGACACTAATTATCAACAAGTTGATTTTTATGCCGGGTTTGCAGCTTCTTTAATAGGTGACTCTAAAACTGCTATCCAGCACTTTGAAGATATGAAACAATTTGATTATAAAAGTAATGAAGTATATCAAGCATTGGCTGAGGAATATAGGACAATGAAAGATACTGCAAACTTTGAAAAAACTCTTCAGGAAGGTGTACAGAAGTTCCCGGAAGAAAATTATTACTTATTGAACCTGATCAATATTTATATTTTCTCTAACAAAAATGAAGAAGCTATCGCTTATCTGGATAAAGCTATAGCCCAAGAACCTTCTGCTCAACTTTATGATGTAAAAGGCAAAGTTTACGAAAACGGATTGAAGAACTATGAGAAAGCAGAAGAGTGCTTTAATAAAGCTTTAGAGGTAGATGCTAATTATATCGAATCGATTGGTAACTTAGGCCGTTTGTATTATAACCAAGGGGTTAATCAGCTGAATGAAGCAAATGCTATAAATGATGTAGCTCAATTCCAGGCAGCCAAAGAAAAAGCAAATGTACTATTTAAAAAAGCACTTCCTTACTTTGAAAAAGTTCACAAAATCAAACCTGATGATAGAGATGCTTTAACTGGTCTGAGAGGTATTTATTACAACTTGAACATGGGACCGGAATTGGAAGCAATTGAAGCTCAGATGAATAATTAA
- a CDS encoding universal stress protein, translating into MEDKLVTLAIHTFEKAQILKTILETEGIEVYIHNVNQIQPVVSAGVRVRIKESDLPHALRIIEDHQWLNEESEKKTVQKSTAKKVLIPIDFSDYSIKACEVGINYAYKVGGEIMILHAYFSPFFPSAIPMGDTLAYQINEEESVQNVLKQVKKDMQNICQLIDKKMENGELPRIKYNYVLREGLPEEEIVSYCKEYRPSLVVMGTRGKGQKEIDLIGSVTGEVIEVNKGPVLAIPEYIPYNDLSVIKNVAFATSFDQRDLIAFDKFMEIMKGFDINIHIFNISTSRNEWNEIRLTGVVEYFKKQYSNASISYTVLDDGELLLSVEKFVRDKHIELIALSTHRRGVFARMFSPSIARRMLFHTDVMLLAIHA; encoded by the coding sequence ATGGAAGATAAATTAGTAACATTGGCAATTCATACGTTTGAAAAAGCGCAAATTCTTAAAACCATACTGGAAACAGAAGGTATTGAAGTTTATATACATAACGTAAACCAGATACAACCGGTTGTGTCTGCCGGGGTAAGGGTACGTATTAAAGAAAGCGATCTGCCGCATGCTTTAAGAATCATAGAAGACCACCAATGGCTTAATGAAGAAAGTGAGAAAAAAACAGTTCAAAAATCAACGGCAAAGAAAGTACTGATTCCTATTGATTTTTCCGACTATTCAATAAAAGCTTGTGAGGTAGGAATCAACTATGCTTATAAAGTAGGAGGGGAGATCATGATCCTGCATGCTTATTTTAGCCCGTTTTTCCCTTCCGCAATTCCTATGGGAGATACGCTTGCCTATCAGATTAATGAAGAAGAATCTGTTCAAAATGTTCTGAAACAGGTTAAAAAGGATATGCAAAATATCTGTCAGTTGATAGACAAAAAAATGGAAAACGGAGAACTTCCTAGAATTAAATATAATTATGTATTGCGGGAAGGCTTACCGGAAGAAGAAATCGTTTCATATTGCAAAGAATACCGTCCTTCATTGGTAGTTATGGGAACAAGAGGAAAGGGACAAAAAGAAATCGATTTAATCGGTAGTGTAACCGGTGAAGTAATAGAAGTAAATAAAGGTCCGGTTTTAGCTATTCCGGAATATATTCCTTATAATGACTTATCGGTAATTAAAAATGTTGCTTTTGCAACATCTTTTGATCAACGTGATTTAATAGCGTTTGATAAGTTTATGGAGATAATGAAAGGATTTGATATCAATATCCATATATTCAATATTTCAACTAGTCGAAACGAATGGAATGAGATCAGATTAACAGGTGTGGTAGAGTATTTTAAGAAGCAATATTCTAATGCATCCATAAGTTACACTGTCTTGGATGACGGAGAATTGCTTTTAAGTGTAGAAAAATTTGTCAGAGATAAACATATAGAACTGATAGCACTCAGTACTCATCGTCGAGGTGTATTTGCCAGGATGTTCAGTCCAAGTATCGCTAGAAGAATGTTATTTCATACAGATGTCATGTTATTAGCCATACATGCGTAA
- the tgt gene encoding tRNA guanosine(34) transglycosylase Tgt, giving the protein MTFDLQYIDSKTNARAGVITTDHGMIKTPIFMPVGTLGSVKAVHMTELKEDIKAQIILGNTYHLYLRPGLEILEKAGGLHKFNSWNRPILTDSGGFQVFSLSDNRKLHEEGAEFRSHIDGSKHLFTPENVMDIQRTIGADIIMAFDECCPGDADYEYAKKSLALTERWLDRCMNRFHSTEPKYGYSQSLFPIVQGCVYPDLRTAAAENVASKYADGNAIGGLAVGEPTEKMYEMIELVNDILPKDKPRYLMGVGTPVNLLEAIERGVDMFDCIMPTRNGRNGQLFTKKGVMNMRNKKWADDFSPIESDGASFVDTLYTKAYLRHLFISDELLALQIASIHNLAFYLWLVNEARTHIIAGDFASWKSGMVRQLSNRL; this is encoded by the coding sequence ATGACATTTGATTTACAATATATAGACTCTAAAACAAATGCCCGTGCAGGAGTAATCACCACTGACCATGGGATGATTAAAACTCCGATATTTATGCCTGTAGGTACTCTTGGTTCCGTCAAAGCTGTTCATATGACGGAGCTTAAGGAAGATATTAAAGCACAAATCATTTTAGGAAATACATATCATCTTTATCTCCGTCCAGGCTTGGAAATATTAGAAAAAGCCGGCGGTCTTCATAAGTTCAACAGTTGGAACCGACCCATATTAACCGATAGTGGCGGATTCCAAGTATTTTCTCTTTCCGACAATCGGAAACTACACGAAGAAGGCGCTGAATTCCGGTCGCATATTGACGGTTCCAAGCATCTATTTACTCCGGAAAACGTAATGGATATCCAACGTACTATTGGTGCGGATATTATCATGGCTTTCGACGAATGTTGTCCGGGTGACGCGGATTATGAGTATGCAAAAAAATCATTGGCTCTTACAGAACGCTGGTTAGACCGTTGCATGAACCGCTTTCATAGTACTGAACCGAAATATGGATACAGCCAGAGTCTTTTTCCTATTGTGCAAGGTTGTGTATATCCTGACTTACGGACAGCGGCAGCAGAAAACGTAGCTTCAAAATATGCGGATGGAAATGCAATTGGCGGGTTAGCTGTGGGAGAACCTACCGAGAAGATGTATGAAATGATTGAATTAGTAAATGATATTCTTCCCAAAGATAAGCCTCGTTATTTGATGGGAGTAGGAACTCCCGTGAATTTGCTGGAAGCCATAGAACGGGGCGTAGATATGTTCGATTGCATTATGCCTACTCGAAATGGCCGTAACGGACAGCTCTTTACTAAAAAAGGAGTAATGAATATGCGTAATAAAAAATGGGCGGATGATTTTTCGCCTATTGAAAGCGACGGGGCTTCTTTTGTAGATACTTTATATACGAAAGCTTATCTAAGACATCTTTTCATTTCCGATGAATTATTAGCTTTACAAATTGCTTCTATCCATAATCTGGCTTTTTACTTGTGGTTGGTAAACGAAGCTCGTACTCATATCATTGCCGGAGATTTTGCGTCGTGGAAAAGTGGAATGGTTCGTCAATTATCTAACAGATTGTAA
- a CDS encoding LptF/LptG family permease yields the protein MSFKLSRIDRYIILKFLGTYVFAIALIISISVVFDINEKIDKFLQPNVPLKAIIVDYYFNFIPYFANLFSPLFTFIAVIFFTSKLADNSEIIAMLASGLSFRRLMVPYLISAAIIAGTTFLLNSYVIPPANTTRIKFQNKYIKNKEQLFARNVQVEVEPGVIAYFDRYDNRSKMGYKFSLEHFEDKKLISRLTAKSIKYDSLYQWTIIDYMIRDFEGMREHITQGTRKDTTLTIVPSDFLISASDCETMTTPQLKEYIDRQKKRGIANIQSFAIEYHKRYAAVMAAFILTVIGASLSSRKIKGGMGLNIGIGLGLSFSYILFTTVTSTFAINGYVSPMVAAWIPNIIYIFIAIFLYRRAPR from the coding sequence ATGAGCTTCAAATTAAGCAGAATAGACAGATATATTATCCTAAAGTTTCTAGGAACATATGTCTTTGCCATCGCACTGATTATTTCAATTTCAGTAGTTTTCGATATTAACGAAAAGATTGATAAGTTTTTGCAGCCTAATGTGCCGCTTAAGGCCATTATAGTAGATTATTACTTTAATTTTATACCTTATTTTGCAAACTTATTCAGTCCGCTGTTTACGTTTATTGCTGTTATCTTTTTTACTTCTAAATTAGCAGATAATTCGGAAATCATAGCTATGCTTGCCAGCGGATTAAGTTTTAGAAGGTTAATGGTTCCTTATCTTATTTCTGCGGCAATTATTGCAGGAACTACCTTCCTATTAAATAGTTATGTTATTCCTCCTGCTAACACTACCCGGATCAAGTTCCAAAATAAATACATAAAAAATAAGGAACAACTATTTGCCCGTAATGTGCAAGTGGAAGTGGAGCCTGGTGTAATTGCTTATTTCGATCGCTATGATAATCGTTCCAAGATGGGATACAAGTTTTCTTTGGAACATTTTGAAGATAAAAAACTTATTTCCCGTCTTACGGCAAAATCCATTAAATACGATTCTTTGTATCAGTGGACGATCATTGACTATATGATCCGTGATTTTGAAGGAATGAGAGAACATATAACACAAGGTACCCGAAAAGATACTACGCTTACTATTGTGCCTTCCGATTTTTTGATATCCGCAAGTGATTGTGAAACCATGACTACTCCTCAATTAAAAGAGTATATCGACAGGCAAAAAAAGAGAGGGATTGCTAATATTCAAAGTTTCGCTATCGAATATCATAAACGCTACGCAGCAGTTATGGCTGCATTTATTCTGACTGTGATCGGAGCTTCTCTTTCTTCTCGTAAAATTAAAGGAGGAATGGGGTTGAATATCGGTATCGGTTTAGGATTAAGTTTTTCGTATATCCTCTTTACCACCGTTACTTCCACCTTTGCTATTAACGGATATGTAAGTCCGATGGTAGCAGCATGGATACCCAATATTATCTATATCTTTATTGCTATATTCCTTTACAGAAGGGCTCCCCGATAA
- a CDS encoding phosphatase PAP2 family protein: MLEEILKYERNTFFLLNGSNSTYLDSLMWLWSGKVVWLPLALFIIGVLIYKKDWKESLLILLAIVLVVTLCDQFASHLCKPLFTRFRPTHHPDFMEQVKIVFDYRGGKYGFMSSHAANAFGFSVFMSLLFRYKPFSWTILLWALVTSYSRIYLGVHFISDVVPGAIVGTFFGIFVYWIYLSLRHYLLHIPRAEVTKSVYSVKRKQLILYGILLTSILLIIFCEPLVMCIRN, encoded by the coding sequence ATGCTGGAAGAAATCCTGAAATACGAACGTAATACGTTCTTTTTATTAAATGGTAGCAATTCTACATATCTTGACTCTCTTATGTGGTTGTGGTCGGGAAAGGTAGTCTGGCTACCATTGGCTTTATTTATAATAGGAGTATTGATATATAAAAAAGATTGGAAAGAATCTTTACTGATCCTTCTGGCAATTGTTTTAGTTGTGACTTTATGTGACCAATTTGCCTCCCATCTCTGTAAACCTCTTTTTACTCGTTTTCGCCCGACTCACCACCCGGATTTTATGGAACAAGTAAAAATAGTTTTTGATTATAGAGGGGGGAAGTATGGTTTTATGTCTAGTCATGCCGCTAATGCATTCGGCTTCTCCGTTTTTATGAGTCTCTTGTTTCGATACAAGCCTTTTAGTTGGACCATTCTGTTGTGGGCTCTGGTTACTTCTTATTCTCGCATTTATTTAGGCGTACATTTTATTTCGGATGTAGTGCCTGGAGCGATTGTAGGTACATTCTTCGGAATTTTTGTTTATTGGATTTATCTATCTTTACGACATTATCTTTTACATATTCCTCGGGCAGAAGTAACAAAGTCTGTTTACTCTGTTAAACGTAAACAACTGATTCTATACGGAATACTATTAACCTCTATCTTGTTAATAATATTCTGTGAACCATTAGTTATGTGTATACGCAATTAA
- a CDS encoding DNA-binding protein: MTKTITFNELRRIKDSLPDGSTHRIADELGLSVETVRNYFGGHNYREGNSCGVHIEPGPDGGLVVLDDTSIFERALQILAEKQETPAEAPTA, encoded by the coding sequence ATGACAAAGACAATTACTTTTAATGAATTAAGAAGGATTAAAGACAGCTTACCTGATGGTAGTACTCATCGAATTGCAGATGAGTTGGGTCTCTCCGTTGAGACAGTTCGTAATTATTTCGGTGGTCATAATTACCGGGAAGGTAATAGTTGCGGAGTACATATCGAACCAGGGCCAGATGGTGGTTTGGTAGTTCTTGATGATACCTCTATATTTGAGCGTGCTTTGCAGATTCTTGCAGAAAAACAAGAAACTCCTGCTGAAGCACCGACTGCGTAA
- a CDS encoding ATP-dependent Clp protease ATP-binding subunit, with amino-acid sequence MRNNYSQSLIEVIEYSREEAARLQNSYIGPEHLLLGIIREGEGRALQVLDELCVDVADLKTKIEQEIRNTTENEDAVQHEITVSKTTERVLRMSMLESRLFKSEYTDTEHLLLAILKEEFNLGARILGRLNITYRSVYNNLISGTTLKRIEDEEVEEISDGYTDDEEDEEEEFSSRKESGRSGNAQGGAQPKSPNDTPVLDNFGTDMTRAASENRLDPIVGREKEIERLAQILSRRKKNNPVLIGEPGVGKSAIVEGLALRIVQRKVSRVLFDKRVVSLDMASIVAGTKYRGQFEERIKAILNELSKNPNIILFIDEIHTIVGAGSASGSMDAANMLKPALARGEIQCIGATTLDEYRKNIEKDGALERRFQKVIVDPTTAEETLQILQNIKERYEEHHNVYYTPEALKACVTLTERYISDRNFPDKAIDALDEAGSRVHISNITVPKSIEELEAKIEETKNEKLQAVKSQNFELAASFRDKERQYLLQLEAAKTKWEAELQENRETVDEDKVAEVVAMMSGVPVQRIAKAENLKLLEMADNLKNKVVGQDEAVQKIVKAIQRNRVGLKDPNKPIGTFMFLGPTGVGKTHLAKKLAEYLFDSTDALIRIDMSEYMEKFAVSRLIGAPPGYVGYEEGGQLTEKVRRKPYSVVLLDEIEKAHPDVFNLLLQVLDEGHLTDSLGRRIDFKNTILIMTSNIGTRQLKDFGRGVGFHSPAAGETDKDFSRGVIQKALNRAFAPEFLNRVDDIIMFDQLDKEAIHKIIDIELEGFYKRVANLGYTLVITDEAKDFIATKGYDVQFGARPLKRAIQKYLEDEMAEMIIRATVSEGDTIVVDFNKDEQKIVSSIQKCNKEEAKPQEQESKE; translated from the coding sequence ATGAGAAATAATTATTCCCAAAGTTTGATTGAAGTGATTGAATATAGCCGTGAAGAAGCCGCTAGACTTCAGAACAGTTATATTGGTCCGGAACACTTGTTACTCGGCATTATTCGTGAAGGCGAAGGGCGGGCATTACAAGTGCTTGATGAATTGTGTGTAGATGTAGCTGACTTAAAGACAAAAATAGAACAAGAAATCAGAAATACTACGGAAAATGAAGATGCCGTTCAACACGAAATTACGGTAAGTAAGACAACTGAACGGGTTTTACGTATGAGTATGTTGGAATCACGCTTATTCAAAAGTGAATATACAGATACCGAACATTTGCTTTTAGCCATTCTGAAAGAAGAGTTTAATCTGGGAGCCCGTATATTAGGCCGGTTAAATATCACCTATCGTTCTGTTTATAATAATTTAATCAGTGGAACTACTTTGAAGCGTATCGAAGATGAAGAAGTGGAAGAGATAAGTGATGGATATACGGATGACGAGGAAGACGAAGAAGAAGAGTTTTCTTCTCGTAAGGAATCAGGTCGTTCGGGAAATGCACAAGGTGGCGCCCAACCGAAATCACCGAACGATACGCCTGTGTTAGATAATTTCGGAACCGATATGACACGTGCAGCTTCCGAAAATCGTTTAGACCCGATTGTAGGCAGAGAAAAAGAAATTGAGCGTTTAGCCCAAATTCTAAGCCGGCGGAAAAAGAATAATCCGGTATTGATCGGTGAACCCGGTGTAGGAAAATCGGCGATCGTAGAAGGTTTAGCCTTACGTATCGTTCAGCGGAAAGTATCCCGTGTGTTGTTTGACAAACGAGTGGTTAGTTTGGATATGGCTTCGATTGTTGCGGGTACAAAGTATCGCGGACAGTTTGAAGAACGTATTAAAGCCATCTTGAATGAGTTATCGAAGAATCCGAATATTATCCTTTTCATCGATGAAATTCATACAATTGTAGGTGCAGGTTCTGCTTCCGGGTCGATGGATGCTGCCAATATGCTGAAACCGGCGTTAGCCCGCGGAGAAATCCAATGTATCGGAGCTACCACTCTGGATGAATATCGAAAGAATATCGAGAAAGACGGAGCTTTAGAACGTCGTTTTCAGAAAGTAATCGTTGATCCTACCACAGCGGAGGAAACTTTACAGATTCTTCAGAACATTAAAGAGCGTTATGAAGAACATCATAACGTATATTATACTCCTGAAGCTTTGAAAGCATGTGTGACTTTGACGGAACGTTATATTAGCGACCGTAACTTCCCGGATAAAGCTATCGATGCTTTAGATGAGGCAGGTTCCCGGGTACATATTTCTAATATTACGGTTCCGAAAAGCATAGAAGAATTGGAAGCTAAGATCGAGGAAACAAAAAATGAGAAGTTACAAGCTGTAAAATCTCAGAACTTTGAACTGGCAGCAAGTTTTCGTGATAAAGAACGTCAATATTTGTTGCAGTTAGAAGCAGCTAAAACTAAATGGGAAGCTGAATTGCAGGAAAATCGCGAAACAGTGGACGAAGACAAAGTAGCGGAAGTGGTTGCTATGATGTCCGGAGTTCCTGTTCAAAGGATTGCTAAAGCTGAAAATTTGAAATTGCTGGAAATGGCTGATAACTTGAAAAATAAAGTAGTTGGCCAAGACGAAGCTGTTCAAAAGATTGTAAAAGCTATTCAACGTAACCGGGTGGGGTTAAAAGACCCGAACAAACCTATCGGAACATTTATGTTCTTAGGTCCTACCGGAGTGGGTAAAACCCATCTTGCCAAGAAATTAGCTGAATACTTGTTTGATTCTACAGATGCTTTGATCCGGATCGATATGAGTGAATATATGGAAAAATTCGCTGTATCCCGCCTTATCGGTGCGCCTCCGGGATATGTGGGGTACGAAGAAGGTGGACAGTTAACTGAAAAAGTTCGTCGTAAACCTTATTCTGTCGTATTATTGGATGAGATTGAAAAAGCTCACCCTGATGTGTTCAATTTGTTGTTGCAAGTATTAGATGAAGGACATTTGACGGATAGTTTAGGCCGACGAATCGATTTCAAGAATACAATTCTAATTATGACTTCGAATATCGGTACCCGCCAATTGAAAGATTTTGGTCGTGGAGTAGGATTCCATTCCCCTGCTGCCGGTGAAACGGATAAAGATTTTTCTCGCGGAGTAATCCAAAAAGCTTTAAACCGGGCATTTGCGCCGGAGTTTTTAAACCGTGTGGACGATATCATTATGTTTGACCAGTTGGATAAAGAAGCTATACATAAGATTATCGATATTGAACTGGAAGGATTCTATAAACGTGTAGCCAACTTGGGATACACCTTGGTTATCACTGACGAAGCAAAAGATTTTATTGCTACCAAAGGATATGATGTACAATTTGGTGCACGTCCGTTAAAACGAGCTATCCAAAAGTATTTGGAAGACGAAATGGCAGAAATGATTATCCGGGCTACCGTAAGCGAAGGCGATACAATCGTTGTTGATTTTAATAAAGACGAACAAAAGATCGTATCGAGTATTCAAAAATGCAATAAGGAAGAGGCAAAACCTCAAGAGCAGGAATCAAAAGAATAA
- the gyrA gene encoding DNA gyrase subunit A translates to MVDQDRIIKINIEEEMKSAYIDYSMSVIVSRALPDVRDGFKPVHRRVLFGMNELGNTSDKPYKKSARIVGEVLGKYHPHGDSSVYYAMVRMAQPWSLRYPLVDGQGNFGSVDGDSPAAMRYTEARLSKLAEEMLRDIEKDTVDMQLNFDDTLKEPAVLPTRIPNLLINGASGIAVGMATNMPPHNMTEVIDGTIAYIDNRGEVTIEDLMNYVKAPDFPTGGTIYGYAGVKSAFETGRGRVVLRGKAEIEHENNHEKIIITEIPYLVNKAELIKYIADLVSDKRIDGISNVNDESDRQGMRIVVDVKKDANSSVVLNKLYKLTALQSSFSVNNIALVNGRPRMLNLKDLIGQFVNHRKDVVTRRTKFELRKAEERAHILEGLIIASDNIDEVISIIKTSQSPNEAIERLIARFALSEIQSRAIVDMRLRQLTGLEQDKLRAEYEEIEKLINHLREILENEDLLMKVIKDELVEIKEKFGDERKTEIIYASEELNPEDFYADDEMIITISHMGYIKRTPLSEFRAQNRGGVGVKGSETRDEDFVEYIYPASMHATLLIFTQKGKCYWLRVFEIPEGTRTSKGRAIQNLLNIDADDKVSAFIRIKNLTTDIEFINSHYLLFCTKRGVIKKTLLEAYSRPRANGVNAIELREGDEVIQVRMTNGNNEVLIANRNGRAIRFHESTVRVMGRTATGVRGMMLDDENDEVVGMICIKDKENETILVVSEQGYGKRSKIDDYRITNRGGKGVKTINITEKTGKLVDIKNVTDDNDLMIINKSGMTIRMKVADLGIKGRATQGVRLINLDKRNDEIASVCKVMSDPAVEDTITEECTEVENDAENVENESFDNDIVILEEEQDEDNEEPLTTEE, encoded by the coding sequence ATGGTTGATCAAGACAGAATTATAAAGATTAACATCGAGGAAGAAATGAAATCGGCTTATATTGATTATTCAATGTCGGTCATTGTATCACGCGCTCTTCCTGATGTTAGGGATGGTTTTAAACCGGTTCATAGACGTGTGTTGTTTGGGATGAACGAACTGGGTAATACATCCGACAAACCTTATAAAAAATCTGCAAGAATAGTTGGTGAAGTTTTAGGTAAATACCATCCGCATGGTGATTCTTCTGTATATTATGCGATGGTTCGTATGGCACAACCCTGGTCATTACGTTATCCGTTGGTAGACGGACAAGGTAACTTTGGATCTGTAGACGGTGATAGTCCGGCAGCAATGCGTTATACCGAGGCCCGTCTGAGTAAACTTGCCGAAGAAATGCTTCGGGATATTGAAAAGGATACCGTAGACATGCAACTTAACTTTGACGATACGCTAAAAGAGCCTGCTGTTTTGCCGACTCGTATCCCTAACTTATTAATTAATGGAGCTTCCGGTATTGCCGTGGGTATGGCTACAAACATGCCGCCTCATAATATGACAGAAGTAATTGATGGTACAATTGCTTATATAGATAACCGGGGAGAGGTTACTATTGAAGATTTGATGAATTATGTAAAGGCTCCGGATTTCCCGACGGGGGGAACGATCTATGGTTATGCCGGGGTTAAATCAGCTTTTGAAACAGGTCGAGGCCGGGTTGTATTAAGAGGTAAAGCTGAAATCGAACATGAAAATAACCATGAAAAGATTATTATTACGGAAATTCCTTATTTGGTAAATAAGGCGGAACTTATTAAATATATTGCTGATTTAGTTTCTGATAAACGTATTGACGGTATTTCGAACGTGAATGACGAGTCGGATCGTCAAGGTATGCGTATTGTTGTAGACGTAAAAAAAGATGCTAATTCAAGTGTTGTTCTTAATAAATTATATAAACTTACCGCACTCCAATCTTCTTTTAGCGTAAATAATATTGCTTTGGTAAACGGCCGTCCCCGAATGTTAAATTTGAAGGATTTAATAGGCCAGTTTGTTAATCACCGGAAAGATGTGGTTACAAGACGTACTAAATTCGAATTAAGAAAGGCTGAAGAAAGAGCTCATATCTTAGAAGGTTTGATTATTGCTTCCGATAATATTGATGAAGTAATCAGTATTATTAAAACGTCTCAAAGTCCTAATGAGGCTATTGAACGGTTAATTGCTCGTTTTGCTTTATCTGAAATCCAGTCAAGAGCTATTGTAGATATGCGTCTGCGTCAGCTTACCGGACTAGAACAAGATAAATTAAGAGCAGAATATGAAGAAATTGAGAAGTTGATTAATCATTTGCGCGAGATCCTTGAAAATGAAGATCTTTTGATGAAAGTAATAAAAGATGAATTGGTGGAAATAAAGGAGAAGTTCGGGGATGAGCGCAAAACCGAAATTATTTATGCCTCTGAAGAACTGAATCCGGAAGATTTCTATGCTGATGATGAAATGATTATTACTATCTCTCATATGGGATACATTAAGAGAACTCCTCTTAGTGAATTTCGTGCTCAAAACAGAGGTGGAGTAGGAGTAAAAGGATCTGAAACCAGAGATGAAGATTTTGTAGAATATATTTATCCGGCTTCTATGCATGCTACATTATTGATATTTACTCAGAAAGGTAAATGTTATTGGCTGCGTGTATTTGAAATTCCGGAAGGAACGCGTACATCTAAAGGACGTGCTATTCAGAATTTGTTAAATATTGATGCCGATGATAAAGTAAGTGCATTTATCCGTATTAAGAATTTGACAACTGATATTGAATTTATAAACTCTCATTATTTATTGTTCTGTACTAAACGAGGAGTAATTAAAAAAACATTACTAGAAGCTTACTCACGTCCGCGTGCAAATGGGGTAAATGCTATTGAATTGCGTGAAGGAGATGAAGTTATCCAAGTAAGAATGACAAATGGTAATAATGAAGTTTTGATCGCTAACCGAAATGGCCGCGCTATTCGTTTTCATGAAAGTACCGTTCGAGTTATGGGACGTACTGCAACCGGTGTACGTGGCATGATGCTAGATGATGAAAATGACGAAGTAGTGGGCATGATTTGCATTAAAGACAAAGAGAACGAAACTATTCTTGTCGTTTCAGAACAAGGCTACGGAAAACGTTCCAAAATAGATGATTATCGGATAACCAATCGTGGAGGAAAGGGTGTAAAAACAATTAATATTACTGAGAAAACAGGTAAATTAGTTGATATTAAAAATGTAACGGATGATAATGATTTGATGATCATTAATAAATCGGGAATGACTATCCGGATGAAAGTAGCAGATTTAGGAATTAAAGGACGTGCTACTCAAGGTGTTCGTTTAATCAATTTGGATAAACGGAATGATGAAATTGCTTCTGTATGTAAAGTAATGTCTGATCCGGCAGTAGAAGACACGATTACGGAAGAATGTACGGAAGTAGAAAATGACGCTGAAAATGTGGAAAATGAAAGCTTTGATAATGACATCGTTATCTTAGAAGAAGAACAGGATGAAGATAATGAAGAACCGTTAACAACAGAAGAATAA